One genomic segment of Choristoneura fumiferana chromosome Z, NRCan_CFum_1, whole genome shotgun sequence includes these proteins:
- the LOC141440924 gene encoding cryptochrome-1-like: MSTATVSTRSNTRRPGSQVPRPSAGKHTVHWFRKGLRLHDNPALREGLTDAVTLRCIFIIDPWFASSSNVGINKWRFLLQCLDDLDNSLRKLNSRLFVVRGQPADALPKLFREWGTTALTFEEDPEPYGRVRDQNITSKCREVGISVTTRVSHTLFKLDTIIERNGGKAPLTYHQFQALIAGMQAPLPPAATITSSMLKGTVTPVASDHDDRFGVPTLEELG; encoded by the exons ATGTCAACAGCAACTGTCTCGACTAGATCCAACACTCGCAGACCCGGTTCACAAGTCCCGCGACCTAGCGCAGGCAAGCACACTGTTCACTGGTTCAGGAAGGGCCTGCGTCTCCATGATAACCCGGCTTTGCGCGAGGGCCTAACTGATGCAGTCACGCTGCGATGTATCTTCATCATAGACCCTTGGTTTGCAAGCTCATCTAACGTCGGGATAAACAAGTGGAG GTTCCTGCTGCAATGCCTGGACGACTTGGATAACAGCTTAAGGAAGCTGAACTCCCGTTTGTTCGTTGTGCGAGGGCAGCCAGCTGACGCTTTGCCAAAACTGTTCCGCGAGTGGGGCACCACTGCACTCACCTTTGAGGAAGATCCGGAGCCCTATGGACGCGTTCGAGATCAAAACATCACGAGCAAATGCAGAGAAGTCGGTATCAGCGTTACTACACGCGTGTCGCATACATTATTCAAATTGGACAC AATTATTGAGAGGAATGGTGGCAAAGCCCCTCTCACTTATCACCAGTTTCAAGCACTGATCGCCGGTATGCAGGCGCCCCTGCCGCCTGCGGCGACCATAACCTCGTCGATGTTGAAGGGAACGGTGACGCCTGTGGCTAGCGATCACGACGATCGTTTTGGTGTACCCACGCTAGAAGAACTCGGTTAG
- the LOC141428167 gene encoding cryptochrome-1-like produces MSTATVSTRSNTRRPGSQVPRPSAGKHTVHWFRKGLRLHDNPALREGLTDAVTLRCIFIIDPWFASSSNVGINKWRFLLQCLDDLDNSLRKLNSRLFVVRGQPADALPKLFREWGTTALTFEEDPEPYGRVRDQNITSKCREVGISVTTRVSHTLFKLDTIIERNGGKAPLTYHQFQALIAGMQAPLPPEATITSSMLKGTVTPVASDHDDRFGVPTLEELGFDVEGLKAPVWIGGETQALARLERHLERKAWVATFGRPKMTPQSLLASQTGLSPYLRFGCLSTRLFYYQLSELYTRVKHVRPPLSLHGQILWREFFYCASTRNPNFDRMEGNPICVQIPWEKNQDALAKWANGQTGFPWIDAIMIQLREEGWIHHLARHAVACFLTRGDLWISWEEGMKVFDELLLDADWSVNAGTWMWLSCSSFFQQFFHCYCPVRFGRRIDPNGDYIRKYIPALVNMPTKFVHEPWMAPESVQRAAQCIIGRDYPVPMVDHNRAAHINIQRLKQVYSLLAKYKPQVALNSSTIQRPNIMKAPASPTSIIASMNHSNYLCSNQHAQRPRLPAKMAYKEMTTRSAPTQYAPNNNDIQVDNTNPPQFEQARTGPGTEATGVLHKDIRHARSPRQHSQKDYIT; encoded by the exons ATGTCAACAGCAACTGTCTCGACTAGATCCAACACTCGCAGACCCGGTTCACAAGTCCCGCGACCTAGCGCAGGCAAGCACACTGTTCACTGGTTCAGGAAGGGCCTGCGTCTCCATGATAACCCGGCTTTGCGCGAGGGCCTAACTGATGCAGTCACGCTGCGATGTATCTTCATCATAGACCCTTGGTTTGCAAGCTCATCTAACGTCGGGATAAACAAGTGGAG GTTCCTGCTGCAATGCCTGGACGACTTGGATAACAGCTTAAGGAAGCTGAACTCCCGTTTGTTCGTTGTGCGAGGGCAGCCAGCTGACGCTTTGCCAAAACTGTTCCGCGAGTGGGGCACCACTGCACTCACCTTTGAGGAAGATCCGGAGCCCTATGGACGCGTTCGAGATCAAAACATCACGAGCAAATGCAGAGAAGTCGGTATCAGCGTTACTACACGCGTGTCGCATACATTATTCAAATTGGACAC AATTATTGAGAGGAATGGTGGCAAAGCCCCTCTCACTTATCACCAGTTTCAAGCACTGATCGCCGGTATGCAGGCGCCCCTGCCGCCTGAGGCGACCATAACCTCGTCGATGTTGAAGGGAACGGTGACGCCTGTGGCTAGCGATCACGACGATCGTTTTGGTGTACCCACGCTAGAAGAACTCG GGTTCGATGTAGAGGGTTTGAAGGCACCGGTCTGGATTGGCGGTGAGACCCAGGCTTTAGCTAGACTAGAACGACATTTGGAGCGCAAAGCGTGGGTTGCTACTTTTGGGCGACCAAAAATGACGCCGCAGTCTTTGTTAGCTAGTCAGACTGGCTTGTCGCCATACTTAAG gtTCGGGTGTCTGTCGACAAGGCTATTTTATTACCAGTTGTCAGAATTATACACAAGAGTCAAACACGTAAGGCCGCCACTGTCGCTGCACGGACAAATCCTTTGGAGGGAATTCTTTTATTGTGCGTCAACCCGCAATCCAAATTTTGATCGCATGGAAGGAAATCCTATATGTGTTCAAATACCGTGGGAGAAAAATCAAGATGCCCTAGCAAAATGGGCTAAT GGGCAAACGGGATTCCCGTGGATTGATGCCATAATGATACAGTTGAGGGAAGAGGGGTGGATACACCATCTGGCGCGGCACGCTGTGGCTTGTTTCCTCACGCGCGGTGACTTATGGATCTCTTGGGAGGAGGGCATGAAG GTATTCGACGAGCTGCTGCTGGACGCCGATTGGTCGGTCAACGCCGGAACTTGGATGTGGCTGTCGTGCTCCTCCTTCTTCCAGCAATTCTTCCACTGCTACTGTCCCGTCCGCTTCGGGCGTAGAATTGACCCCAATGGAGACTATATCAG aaaataCATTCCAGCCCTTGTAAACATGCCGACGAAGTTCGTCCACGAGCCGTGGATGGCTCCGGAGAGCGTGCAGCGCGCGGCGCAATGCATCATCGGACGCGACTACCCGGTACCGATGGTTGACCACAATCGCGCAGCGCACATCAATATCCAACGCCTGAAGCAGGTTTATTCCCTGCTTGCCAAGTACAAACCGCAAG TTGCGCTAAATTCTTCAACGATCCAGAGACCTAACATCATGAAGGCGCCTGCTAGTCCCACATCGATCATCGCAAGCATGAATCACTCCAACTATTTGTGTAGTAATCAGCATGCACAGCGCCCGCGGCTGCCGGCAAAAATGGCCTACAAAGAGATGACAACTCGTAGTGCTCCGACTCAGTATGCACCTAATAACAACGACATACAAGTTGATAATACCAATCCACCTCAGTTCGAGCAAGCCAGAACTGGGCCTGGAACAGAAGCTACTGGTGTGCTACATAAGGACATCAGACATGCCAGATCTCCAAGACAGCATTCGCAAAAAGATTACATTACGTAA
- the Lsm10 gene encoding U7 small nuclear RNA associated Lsm10 — protein sequence MFKHFVGTSREQFFYHNTLLCLVKALEGKNITVDLRDDSHVCGEVAIVDGYMNISFATAVFCDASGNEFLYDNLFVQGRNIRYIHIPEHIPPVEAMRNELNQNNLRHTNKKPVPKSRKAKKALQRHMETVASLQDKETAGTSFI from the exons ATGTTTAAACATTTTGTTGGGACGTCAAGGGAAcagtttttttatcataatactTTACTCTGTTTAGTAAAAGCTTTGGAAGGCAAAAATATAACTGTGGACCTGCGAGATGACTCCCATGTTTGTGGCGAAGTGGCCATTGTTGAtgg ATACATGAATATATCGTTTGCGACTGCTGTATTTTGTGATGCAAGTGGGAATGAATTCTTGTATGATAATCTATTTGTTCAGGGACGTAATATCAGATACATTCATATTCCTGAACAT ATTCCACCAGTAGAGGCAATGAGAaatgaattaaatcaaaataatttgcGGCACACTAACAAGAAGCCTGTACCAAAGTCAAGGAAAGCAAAGAAGGCACTCCAACGTCACATGGAGACTGTAGCTAGCCTACAGGACAAAGAAACCGCTGGTACAAGTTTCATTTAA